A stretch of Cicer arietinum cultivar CDC Frontier isolate Library 1 chromosome 5, Cicar.CDCFrontier_v2.0, whole genome shotgun sequence DNA encodes these proteins:
- the LOC101515769 gene encoding uncharacterized protein: MECLLKKYNVNHRVATPYHPQTSGQVEVCNSQIKQILEKTVNASRKDWSTKHEDALWAYRTTFKNPLAGESRILQLHELEEFQNIAYENPKIYKEKAQKWHD, encoded by the exons ATGGAGTGCcttctaaagaaatataatgtaAATCATAGGGTGGCAACCCCATATCACCCACAAACTAGTGGGCAAGTTGAAGTATGCAACAGTCAGATTAAGCAAATCCTTGAAAAGACAGTcaatgcttcaagaaaagattGGTCGACGAAACATGAGGATGCACTTTGGGCCTACCGAACAACCTTCAAGAACCCCTTG GCAGGCGAATCTAGAATTCTTCAGCTTCACGAGTTAGAGGAGTTCCAGAATATTGCATACGAAAACCCCAAGATCTATAAAGAAAAAGCCCAGAAGTGGCATGACTAA
- the LOC140920225 gene encoding uncharacterized protein, translating into MPMSSIGTSGGAIPLYPEVPVEPYTLDEIMDPGCVDCYNRIVIIPEGDGYLPFKSSAKAIAEVIQEKYKKPWLSWGEIKEDKTPQIREVDQFLHCFKTKCTWKREHDAAVLPLFDHRFPKRLSSMLAYARNKARKNGLIRLMKMFGLLCGGNGTQMLTNRREKKQRLIENLRGVPVLIREVPCLLEKLNIIWKSNLEGRSLRLRYIAIFMLILKYMSILMNYQKIFRNNFNKS; encoded by the exons atgccgatgtcgtccattggtactagtggtggagctattcctctatatccggaggtcccagtagagccttataccttagacgaaataatggatcccggatgtgttgattgctacaaccgcattgtcatcattccagaaggagatgg atatcttccttttaaatcatctgcaaaggcaattgctgaagtcatacaagagaaatataaaaaaccatggttgtcttggggtgagataaaagaggataagacacctcaaattagggaagttgatcagtttttacattgtttcaaa actaaatgtacttggaaaagagagcatgatgccgCAGTTTTGCCTTTATTTGACCATCGATTTCCAAAGCGTCTCTCATCTATGTTGGcttacgcacgtaataaggCGAGGAAAAATGGCCTAATTAGATTGAtgaaaatgtttggactgctttgtggaggaaatggaacacaaatgcttacaaacagaagagagaaaaagcaaagattaatagagaatctgagaggggtaccagtactcataagggaggttccatgtctgctggagaaattaaatattatatg gaaaagcaacttggaagggaggtcactcaggctgagatacatcgctatcttcatgttaatcctgaaatACATGAGTATAttgatgaattatcaaaaaatattcag gaacaacttcaataaatcatga